A genome region from Arthrobacter agilis includes the following:
- the mraZ gene encoding division/cell wall cluster transcriptional repressor MraZ, which yields MFLGTHTPRLDEKGRLILPAKFREELSEGLVLTRGQERCIYVFSMSEFERVHEQMRAAPISSRQARDYNRIFLSGASDEVPDKQGRITIPPALRTYAGLDRELAVIGAGSRAEIWAADAWESYLTEKETAFSETDEDGFPGII from the coding sequence ATGTTCCTCGGAACTCACACCCCCCGCCTCGATGAAAAAGGCAGGCTGATTCTCCCTGCGAAATTCCGTGAGGAGTTGAGCGAGGGGCTGGTCCTCACAAGGGGCCAGGAACGCTGCATCTACGTGTTCAGCATGAGTGAATTCGAAAGGGTGCACGAGCAGATGCGGGCGGCGCCGATCTCGTCACGCCAGGCGAGGGACTACAACCGCATCTTCCTGTCAGGAGCCTCGGACGAGGTCCCTGACAAGCAGGGCAGGATCACCATCCCGCCGGCCCTCAGGACCTACGCAGGCCTGGACCGGGAGCTCGCAGTGATCGGCGCGGGAAGCCGTGCGGAGATCTGGGCGGCCGACGCCTGGGAGTCCTACCTGACGGAGAAGGAGACCGCCTTCTCCGAGACGGACGAGGACGGGTTCCCGGGCATCATCTGA
- a CDS encoding polyprenyl synthetase family protein: MLSAPATPDQDGSVPDAIPEEQERFRSSLTRGIEAFLAEQREVLAEISAESLPLISSIAALTGGGKRMRALLCYWGWRAAGGAPTASAPVVAGTALEFFQAAALIHDDIIDRSDTRRGRPSVHRQFTARHTDAGWHLDPERFGVSAAILAGDLCLAFSEELFTASCAGIPGPTGEAARTIFNRMRTEVMAGQYLDLLEEAVGPDQTPAVAEERALNILRFKSAKYSMERPVMLGGALAGADDALLSAYSAFSLPLGEAFQLRDDVLGVFGDPEVTGKPAGDDLREGKRTFLIARALGSAGDGVRARINAMLGDTSLDDDAIGILRGLILDTGALAHTEQLIAERSEAAFTALDRLEIDEVSRRALRLLAEAAVTRTA; the protein is encoded by the coding sequence ATGCTGTCCGCACCCGCCACCCCTGACCAGGACGGCTCCGTTCCCGACGCCATCCCGGAGGAGCAGGAGCGGTTCCGGTCCTCGCTCACCCGCGGCATCGAGGCCTTCCTCGCCGAGCAGCGCGAGGTGCTCGCGGAGATCTCCGCGGAATCGCTGCCGCTCATCTCGAGCATCGCCGCCCTGACGGGCGGGGGCAAGAGGATGCGCGCCCTCCTGTGCTACTGGGGCTGGCGGGCGGCGGGCGGCGCCCCGACGGCGTCTGCCCCGGTCGTCGCGGGCACCGCGCTCGAGTTCTTCCAGGCGGCCGCCCTGATCCACGACGACATCATCGACCGCTCGGACACCCGGCGTGGACGGCCGAGCGTCCACCGGCAGTTCACGGCACGGCACACGGACGCGGGCTGGCACCTCGATCCCGAACGCTTCGGGGTCTCGGCGGCGATCCTGGCGGGGGACCTCTGCCTCGCCTTCAGCGAGGAGCTCTTCACGGCCTCGTGTGCGGGCATCCCGGGCCCCACGGGAGAGGCGGCCCGCACGATCTTCAACCGCATGCGGACCGAGGTCATGGCGGGCCAGTACCTCGACCTGCTGGAGGAGGCCGTCGGGCCGGACCAGACGCCCGCGGTGGCCGAGGAGCGCGCGCTCAACATCCTCCGGTTCAAGTCCGCGAAGTACTCGATGGAGCGCCCGGTCATGCTCGGCGGAGCGCTGGCCGGCGCCGACGATGCCCTGCTGTCCGCGTACTCGGCGTTCTCACTCCCCCTGGGTGAGGCCTTCCAGCTCCGCGACGACGTGCTGGGGGTCTTCGGCGATCCGGAGGTCACCGGCAAGCCTGCCGGGGACGACCTGCGCGAGGGCAAGCGCACGTTCCTCATCGCGCGGGCTCTCGGATCGGCCGGTGACGGCGTCCGCGCCCGAATCAACGCGATGCTCGGGGACACGTCCCTCGACGACGACGCCATCGGCATCCTCCGCGGCCTGATCCTCGACACCGGCGCCCTGGCTCATACCGAACAGCTCATCGCGGAGAGGTCCGAGGCTGCCTTCACGGCGCTGGACCGCCTGGAGATCGACGAGGTCTCACGGCGGGCCCTCCGCCTGCTGGCGGAGGCCGCGGTCACGCGGACCGCCTGA
- a CDS encoding Rv2175c family DNA-binding protein — translation MTELEHLVPAWLNLPDVAAALDLPITRVHSLISDRSLVSVRIGERNIRSVPADFLMDGAVLDSLRGTVVVLADSGYGDEDIIRWLYTEDESLPGRPIDALRGGRKTEIRRRAQAAAW, via the coding sequence GTGACTGAACTCGAACACCTCGTCCCCGCCTGGCTGAACCTCCCGGACGTCGCCGCGGCCCTCGATCTGCCCATCACCCGCGTGCACTCACTCATCAGCGACAGGTCGCTGGTCAGCGTACGCATCGGTGAGCGGAACATCCGCAGCGTCCCCGCGGACTTCCTCATGGACGGCGCCGTCCTCGACAGCCTGCGGGGCACCGTGGTGGTGCTCGCCGACTCCGGGTACGGCGACGAGGACATCATCCGCTGGCTCTACACCGAGGACGAATCACTCCCGGGCCGCCCCATCGACGCCCTGCGCGGCGGTCGGAAGACGGAGATCCGCCGTCGCGCCCAGGCAGCCGCCTGGTAG
- a CDS encoding LysM peptidoglycan-binding domain-containing protein, with product MTAQRSNAPLNGARRKAAGASRRGLNVAVTTAALPAVILSSVALAQPASAAPTLQAPAVRHLAGPTAQVPARAVIPAALVAAQVPAQKIAVHTATTPSDYTIKPGDTIGAIAKRFGLATDAVLTLNKLDARTIIYPGQKIRLTGNAAPATTKAPAAAAPAAQPAGATYVVKPGDTLGAIASRNGVSLPTLLSANKLSMTSIIYPGQKITLGAAAAPAPTKPAPAPAPAPAPAPAGGSYTVKPGDTLGAIASRNGVGLDALLKANNLGMTSIIYPGQTLKLTGSVTTQATPPRAPAPAPAPAPAAGSYTVKSGDTLGAIASRNGVSLSSLLTANKMTATSIIYPGQKLTLPGANTAPAPAPAPGNLVPSTFLGYQYPDRVVADANANKALLNSMPAPSQAEMKQIVADTARSMGVDPSLALAFAFQESGFNQRAVSPANAIGTMQVIPSSGQWASDLVGRKLNLLDPYDNATAGVAIIRSLVRTSASLDIAIASYYQGQYSVQTRGMFEDTKQYVASIKAHQKNFK from the coding sequence ATGACTGCCCAGCGATCGAACGCACCGCTGAACGGCGCCCGCAGGAAGGCCGCCGGCGCCAGCCGCCGCGGCCTGAACGTCGCCGTGACCACCGCCGCACTGCCCGCGGTGATTCTCTCTTCCGTCGCCCTCGCCCAACCGGCGTCGGCAGCACCCACCCTGCAGGCGCCCGCGGTGCGGCACCTCGCGGGGCCGACCGCCCAGGTCCCCGCACGAGCAGTCATCCCCGCAGCCCTCGTGGCCGCCCAGGTCCCGGCGCAGAAGATCGCGGTCCACACGGCGACGACGCCGAGCGACTACACGATCAAGCCGGGCGACACCATCGGCGCGATCGCCAAGCGCTTCGGCCTGGCGACGGATGCCGTCCTCACGCTGAACAAGCTGGACGCGCGCACCATCATCTACCCCGGGCAGAAGATCAGACTCACCGGCAACGCCGCACCGGCCACCACGAAGGCTCCCGCTGCAGCGGCCCCTGCAGCACAGCCGGCGGGCGCGACCTACGTGGTCAAGCCGGGCGACACCCTCGGCGCCATCGCCTCCCGCAACGGCGTGAGCCTGCCGACCCTCCTGTCCGCCAACAAGCTCTCGATGACCTCGATCATCTACCCCGGCCAGAAGATCACCCTGGGCGCAGCCGCCGCACCCGCGCCGACCAAGCCCGCCCCCGCCCCTGCACCGGCCCCCGCACCGGCCCCCGCCGGCGGCAGCTACACGGTGAAGCCCGGCGACACCCTCGGCGCCATCGCCTCGCGCAACGGTGTCGGCCTCGATGCCCTGCTGAAGGCGAACAACCTCGGCATGACGTCGATCATCTACCCCGGCCAGACCCTGAAGCTCACGGGCAGCGTCACCACGCAGGCGACCCCGCCCCGCGCACCCGCCCCTGCACCCGCACCCGCACCCGCGGCCGGTTCCTACACCGTGAAATCGGGCGACACCCTCGGCGCCATCGCGTCGCGGAACGGCGTCAGCCTGTCCAGCCTGCTGACCGCGAACAAGATGACGGCGACCTCGATCATCTACCCCGGGCAGAAGCTCACCCTCCCCGGCGCGAACACCGCTCCGGCTCCCGCTCCCGCCCCGGGTAACCTCGTGCCCTCGACCTTCCTGGGCTACCAGTACCCGGACCGGGTGGTCGCCGACGCCAACGCCAACAAGGCGCTCCTCAACTCCATGCCCGCACCTTCGCAGGCCGAGATGAAGCAGATCGTCGCGGACACGGCCCGCTCCATGGGTGTCGACCCGAGCCTCGCGCTCGCCTTCGCGTTCCAGGAGTCCGGTTTCAACCAGCGCGCGGTCTCCCCCGCCAACGCGATCGGGACCATGCAGGTCATCCCGTCCTCGGGGCAGTGGGCGAGTGACCTCGTGGGTCGCAAGCTGAACCTGCTGGATCCGTACGACAACGCCACCGCAGGCGTCGCGATCATCCGTTCGCTCGTGCGGACCAGCGCCTCGCTGGACATCGCCATCGCCTCCTACTACCAGGGCCAGTACTCGGTCCAGACGCGGGGCATGTTCGAGGACACCAAGCAGTACGTCGCGTCCATCAAGGCCCACCAGAAGAACTTCAAGTAG
- a CDS encoding DUF3040 domain-containing protein: MALSEHEQRLLDQLEQQLHADDPKFAHSMASDTRKSMSTRRLVIGSLITIAGILVLLAGIVYQLTIVGVVGFLIMGAGVYFATTKSRQPDAGQPEGRPSKTPSPGKSGFMSSLEDKWDERKRDQT; this comes from the coding sequence ATGGCACTCTCGGAACACGAGCAGAGGTTGCTTGATCAGCTCGAACAGCAGTTACACGCCGATGATCCCAAGTTCGCCCACTCGATGGCCTCGGACACGCGCAAGTCGATGTCGACCCGGCGCCTGGTCATCGGTTCGCTCATCACGATCGCGGGCATCCTCGTCCTCCTCGCCGGCATCGTCTACCAGTTGACGATCGTCGGGGTGGTCGGATTCCTGATCATGGGCGCAGGGGTCTACTTCGCCACCACGAAGTCCAGGCAGCCGGATGCGGGCCAGCCGGAGGGACGGCCGTCGAAGACACCATCCCCCGGGAAGAGCGGCTTCATGTCCAGCCTCGAGGACAAATGGGACGAGCGCAAGCGCGATCAGACCTAG
- the dinB gene encoding DNA polymerase IV, protein MCVSRDEGSKPVEHAECHILHIDMDAFFVSVELLDHPHLRGVPVVVGSPSGRSVVLSASYEARRYGVRSAMPMAIAMRQCPTAVILPPHQRRYAEVSREVMNIFRAVTPEVEQLSVDEAFLDVAGSLRRLGGPREIGEQVRAEIQATLGITASVGAATTKFVAKIASTRAKPDGLLLIPGDQTVAYLHTLPVSALWGVGAKTQEVLARIGIHTVQDVAHTPVTTLRRLLGASGEHVHHLSWGRDPRRVVVSRQEKSIGAEETFSHDIDDSETLRRELLRLAHRTATRLRASGYRAGGVALKLRYADFSTLTRSRKLDEPVDSANALYGAATALLAALGERPQAVRLIGLRAESLEPAGDGSTQLTIDRRDDNWRIAERALDDVNRKFGDAGVVPAGLLRPKPRDGVDGVKGTPAGLPVRRPAAGTGGHPSGPSGTPRDRDARRRPEPLA, encoded by the coding sequence ATGTGCGTGTCAAGGGATGAGGGGTCGAAGCCGGTCGAGCATGCGGAGTGCCACATCCTCCATATCGACATGGACGCGTTCTTCGTCTCCGTCGAACTGCTCGACCACCCCCATCTGCGCGGCGTGCCCGTCGTCGTGGGATCCCCGTCGGGGCGCTCGGTGGTCCTGTCCGCCTCGTACGAGGCCCGCCGGTACGGCGTGCGGTCCGCGATGCCGATGGCCATCGCCATGCGGCAGTGCCCCACCGCAGTGATCCTCCCTCCCCACCAGCGGCGCTACGCGGAGGTGTCGCGGGAGGTCATGAACATCTTCCGCGCGGTCACGCCGGAGGTCGAGCAGCTGAGCGTCGACGAGGCCTTCCTCGACGTCGCCGGGTCCCTGCGGCGGCTCGGCGGGCCACGCGAGATCGGCGAGCAGGTCCGGGCCGAGATCCAGGCGACCCTCGGCATCACGGCGAGCGTGGGCGCGGCGACCACCAAGTTCGTTGCGAAGATCGCCTCGACGCGCGCCAAGCCCGACGGTCTCCTGCTCATCCCCGGCGATCAGACCGTCGCCTACCTCCACACCCTGCCGGTGTCGGCGCTGTGGGGGGTGGGCGCCAAGACGCAGGAGGTCCTCGCGCGCATCGGGATCCACACCGTCCAGGACGTCGCCCACACGCCGGTGACCACGCTCAGGAGACTGCTCGGGGCGTCCGGCGAGCACGTCCACCACCTCTCGTGGGGGCGTGACCCACGACGGGTGGTGGTGTCGAGGCAGGAGAAGAGCATCGGCGCGGAGGAGACGTTCTCGCACGACATCGACGATTCCGAGACCCTGCGGCGGGAACTGCTGAGGCTGGCGCACCGCACCGCGACCCGCCTGCGTGCCTCGGGGTACCGGGCCGGGGGAGTGGCGCTGAAGCTGCGCTACGCGGACTTCTCGACGCTCACCCGGTCCCGGAAGCTCGACGAGCCCGTGGACAGCGCGAACGCGCTGTACGGTGCCGCGACCGCCCTCCTCGCAGCACTGGGCGAACGGCCGCAGGCGGTGCGGCTGATCGGCCTGCGCGCCGAGTCCCTCGAGCCGGCCGGAGACGGTTCCACGCAGCTGACGATCGACCGGCGGGACGACAACTGGCGGATCGCCGAGCGGGCGCTCGACGACGTGAACCGGAAGTTCGGAGATGCCGGCGTGGTGCCCGCAGGGCTGCTCCGTCCGAAGCCCCGGGACGGCGTCGACGGGGTGAAGGGTACCCCGGCCGGACTCCCGGTGCGGCGCCCTGCCGCCGGCACCGGGGGACACCCGTCCGGCCCCTCCGGGACGCCCCGGGACCGGGACGCCCGCCGCCGGCCGGAGCCGCTCGCGTGA
- a CDS encoding class II 3-deoxy-7-phosphoheptulonate synthase, giving the protein MTDSLAPALPRTAAPAPSTAGLDAWRSMAAVQQPSWQDPGVYSASVKELSSLPPLVFAGEVDVLRERLAAAAQGKAFLLQGGDCAETFDGATADKISARVRTILQMAVVLTYGASLPVIKMGRMAGQFAKPRSSNDETRDGVTLPAYRGDMVNGYDFTPESRGHDAARMVKAYHTSASTLNLIRAFTQGGFADLRLVHHWNKGFMANPAHSRYESLAREIDRAVRFMDACGADFEALKRVEFFASHEALLLDYERALTRIDSRTSLPYDTSAHFLWIGERTRDIDGAHVDFLSRVRNPIGVKLGPSTSADDALALIDKLDPAREPGRLTFITRMGAQNIREKLPALVERVTASGAQVLWVTDPMHGNTVTSPNGYKTRNFDDVIDEVRGFFEVHNALGTFPGGLHVEMTGDDVAECLGGADPIDQDAFLERYESVCDPRLNHMQSLEMAFLVAGALSKS; this is encoded by the coding sequence GTGACTGATTCGCTAGCTCCCGCCCTCCCGCGTACCGCGGCTCCTGCCCCCTCCACCGCCGGCCTCGACGCCTGGCGCTCCATGGCGGCGGTCCAGCAGCCCTCGTGGCAGGACCCCGGGGTCTATTCGGCGTCGGTCAAGGAACTCTCGAGCCTCCCCCCGCTGGTCTTCGCCGGCGAGGTGGACGTGCTGCGCGAACGGCTCGCCGCCGCCGCGCAGGGCAAGGCGTTCCTCCTCCAGGGCGGGGACTGCGCGGAGACCTTCGACGGCGCGACCGCCGACAAGATCAGCGCCCGGGTCCGCACGATCCTGCAGATGGCCGTCGTCCTGACGTACGGCGCCTCGCTGCCCGTCATCAAGATGGGACGCATGGCCGGCCAGTTCGCCAAGCCGCGATCGTCCAACGACGAGACGCGCGACGGCGTCACCCTCCCCGCCTACCGGGGCGACATGGTCAACGGCTACGACTTCACGCCGGAGAGCCGAGGCCACGACGCCGCGCGCATGGTGAAGGCCTACCACACCTCCGCGTCGACGCTGAACCTCATCCGGGCGTTCACGCAGGGCGGTTTCGCGGACCTCCGCCTCGTCCACCACTGGAACAAGGGTTTCATGGCGAACCCCGCGCACTCGCGGTACGAGTCGCTGGCCCGCGAGATCGACCGGGCCGTGCGGTTCATGGACGCCTGCGGCGCGGATTTCGAGGCGCTGAAGCGTGTGGAGTTCTTCGCCAGCCACGAGGCCCTCCTCCTCGACTACGAACGCGCCCTCACGCGCATCGATTCGCGCACGTCCCTGCCGTACGACACCTCGGCGCACTTCCTGTGGATCGGCGAGCGGACCCGCGACATCGACGGCGCGCACGTGGACTTCCTGTCCCGCGTGCGGAACCCGATCGGCGTGAAGCTCGGCCCCTCGACCTCGGCCGACGACGCCCTGGCGCTCATCGACAAGCTCGATCCGGCCCGCGAGCCGGGCAGGCTCACGTTCATCACCCGCATGGGGGCGCAGAACATCCGGGAGAAGCTGCCGGCCCTGGTGGAACGCGTCACCGCGTCGGGCGCCCAGGTCCTCTGGGTGACCGATCCCATGCACGGCAACACCGTGACGTCCCCGAACGGCTATAAGACCCGGAACTTCGACGACGTCATCGACGAGGTGCGCGGGTTCTTCGAGGTGCACAACGCCCTCGGGACCTTCCCGGGCGGTCTGCACGTCGAGATGACGGGCGACGACGTCGCCGAGTGCCTCGGCGGTGCCGACCCGATCGACCAGGACGCCTTCCTGGAACGCTACGAGTCGGTGTGCGACCCGCGCCTGAACCACATGCAGTCGCTCGAGATGGCCTTCCTGGTCGCAGGAGCCCTCTCCAAGAGCTGA
- a CDS encoding Stk1 family PASTA domain-containing Ser/Thr kinase yields MHQLRRDPLEGATVDGRYVVQSRLARGGMSTVYLATDRRLDRRVALKVLYPHLAEEPGFIDRFEQEAKSAARLSHPHVVGVLDQGVDEIGGQPVAYLVMEFVPGRTLRDVLRENGRLTPRHALKLLDAVVEGLAAAHEAGLIHRDVKPENVLISDTGNVKIADFGLARAVSASTGTATLVGTVAYLSPELVLGRPAEAQSDIYSTGIMLFELLTGRQPFTGESPIQVAVQHAQSEVPAPSVILPGLAADIDELVQWCTSRDPEDRPVDGAALLGELRHIRSTLSDADLDFAPADPPAPVPDQDTLTAAVVPRLVGDGAPTEALRWPAPAGDGDTERVPDDAAGGARGLTEVLPGAALEDNSTRVIGRDHNATRVLGAMPQQPPSRGNPLPPDDGAPDHDGRDARQLHEVYGTPPAGRPAGSSSARPPSKRQQARQAQRPQKSLQGRTARRSVRLLAVLLVLLAGLVAGVGWFFGAGPAGLVSLPDVADSTLADARAVLEREGLASLSTEEVFDEQVLEGVVIATEPAAASPVRRFERVELIVSKGPELFAVPDVVGRTRAEATEELRAAGLAVGGLEEEYSESAPADEVVRQSPGQGAQRRRASTVDLVVSRGPAPIAVPEVTGRPAKEAVAALEQAGLEARVADGREYSRTVPEGAVARQDPSGAPGTEVQRGTAVTLTLSQGPRMVKVPSVFSLPEERAVATLEAAGFTVQVDYTFGSAVLGLVAGQSPTGEQPEGSTIRITVT; encoded by the coding sequence GTGCACCAGCTACGCAGGGATCCGCTCGAGGGCGCAACCGTCGACGGACGGTACGTCGTCCAGTCGAGGCTGGCCCGTGGCGGGATGTCCACCGTCTACCTGGCCACCGACCGGCGCCTCGACCGGCGCGTGGCCCTCAAGGTCCTGTACCCGCACCTGGCCGAGGAGCCCGGCTTCATCGACCGCTTCGAGCAGGAGGCCAAGTCGGCGGCACGCCTGTCCCACCCGCACGTGGTGGGCGTCCTCGACCAGGGAGTGGACGAGATCGGCGGGCAACCGGTCGCCTACCTCGTCATGGAGTTCGTCCCCGGTCGGACCCTGCGGGACGTGCTGCGCGAGAACGGCCGGCTCACCCCGCGCCACGCGCTGAAGCTCCTGGACGCCGTGGTCGAAGGACTCGCCGCGGCCCACGAGGCGGGCCTGATCCACCGCGACGTCAAGCCGGAGAACGTCCTGATCTCCGACACCGGCAACGTGAAGATCGCCGACTTCGGGCTCGCGCGCGCGGTATCGGCGAGCACCGGTACCGCGACGCTCGTCGGGACCGTCGCCTACCTCTCCCCCGAACTCGTCCTCGGCCGGCCGGCGGAGGCACAGAGCGACATCTACTCGACGGGCATCATGCTCTTCGAACTCCTGACCGGACGACAGCCCTTCACGGGTGAGTCCCCCATCCAGGTGGCCGTGCAGCATGCTCAGTCGGAGGTCCCCGCACCGTCCGTGATCCTGCCCGGGCTGGCCGCGGACATCGACGAACTCGTGCAGTGGTGCACGTCGAGGGACCCCGAGGACCGGCCGGTGGACGGCGCCGCGCTCCTCGGCGAACTCCGGCACATCCGCTCGACCCTCAGCGACGCCGACCTGGACTTCGCGCCGGCCGACCCGCCCGCACCCGTCCCGGACCAGGACACACTGACGGCCGCCGTCGTCCCGCGCCTGGTGGGCGACGGCGCACCGACCGAGGCCCTGCGGTGGCCGGCACCTGCCGGGGACGGTGACACCGAGCGCGTCCCCGACGACGCCGCCGGGGGTGCCCGGGGCCTGACGGAGGTGCTGCCCGGCGCGGCGCTGGAGGACAACAGCACCCGTGTGATCGGCCGCGACCACAACGCGACGCGGGTTCTCGGCGCCATGCCGCAGCAGCCCCCGTCCCGGGGAAACCCGCTGCCGCCGGACGACGGCGCCCCCGACCACGACGGCCGGGACGCACGGCAGCTCCACGAGGTCTACGGCACGCCCCCGGCAGGACGGCCGGCGGGCAGCAGCAGCGCCAGGCCGCCGTCGAAGCGGCAGCAGGCACGGCAGGCCCAGCGGCCCCAGAAGAGCCTCCAGGGCCGGACGGCGCGCCGCTCCGTGCGGCTCCTCGCCGTCCTGCTGGTCCTCCTGGCGGGCCTGGTGGCCGGCGTGGGCTGGTTCTTCGGTGCCGGCCCGGCAGGCCTGGTGTCGCTCCCCGATGTCGCCGACTCCACGCTGGCGGACGCCCGTGCCGTCCTCGAACGGGAAGGGCTGGCATCCCTGTCCACCGAGGAGGTCTTCGACGAGCAGGTCCTCGAAGGCGTCGTCATCGCGACGGAACCCGCCGCCGCGTCCCCGGTCCGCCGCTTCGAACGCGTGGAGCTCATCGTGTCCAAGGGGCCGGAGCTGTTCGCGGTTCCCGACGTCGTGGGGAGGACGCGGGCCGAGGCGACGGAGGAGCTGCGCGCCGCCGGGCTGGCCGTCGGAGGGCTCGAGGAGGAGTACAGCGAGTCGGCTCCGGCGGACGAGGTCGTCCGCCAGTCTCCCGGACAGGGCGCCCAACGCCGCCGGGCGTCGACCGTGGACCTCGTCGTATCGCGCGGTCCGGCCCCGATCGCCGTCCCGGAGGTCACGGGACGCCCGGCGAAGGAGGCCGTCGCCGCGCTGGAGCAGGCAGGGCTGGAGGCGAGGGTGGCGGACGGCCGGGAGTACAGCCGGACCGTCCCCGAGGGCGCGGTGGCGCGCCAGGATCCGTCCGGCGCACCGGGCACCGAGGTACAGCGGGGGACGGCCGTGACGCTGACGCTGTCCCAGGGTCCGCGCATGGTGAAGGTACCCAGCGTGTTCTCACTGCCGGAGGAGCGCGCGGTCGCGACGCTGGAGGCGGCAGGGTTCACCGTGCAGGTGGACTACACCTTCGGCAGCGCGGTCCTCGGACTCGTGGCCGGGCAGAGCCCGACGGGCGAGCAGCCCGAGGGTTCGACGATCCGGATCACGGTCACCTGA
- a CDS encoding lysophospholipid acyltransferase family protein, with protein MFYWVMKRIIVGPILNLLFRPWVKGLDNIPSSGPAVIVSNHLSFSDSIFLPIVVPRTVVFLAKSEYFTGKGVKGRLTALFFRLSNQLPMDRSGGAASSSSLTAGMDILNEGGVLGIYPEGTRSPDGRLYRGKTGVAKLVLATGVPVIPVAMIGTDKVQPIGRRIPNIRRVGIIIGEPLDFSRYEGLEDDRFVQRSVTDEIMYELMRLSGQEYVDAYASTVKERLAAEKAAGRKTPKPGADTRRAAVRIATDPAGPAPGTVTEIGRAPSADRGTPAGDPKSAEHADVQQPDAG; from the coding sequence TGTTCTATTGGGTGATGAAGCGGATCATCGTCGGTCCGATCCTCAACCTCCTGTTCCGGCCCTGGGTCAAGGGACTCGACAACATCCCCTCGTCGGGGCCCGCGGTGATCGTCAGCAACCACCTGTCCTTCTCCGACTCGATCTTCCTGCCCATCGTGGTCCCCCGTACCGTCGTGTTCCTCGCCAAGTCGGAGTACTTCACGGGCAAGGGGGTCAAGGGCAGGCTGACCGCCCTCTTCTTCCGCCTCTCCAACCAGCTGCCCATGGACCGCTCGGGCGGGGCGGCGTCGTCGTCCTCCCTCACCGCGGGCATGGACATCCTCAACGAGGGCGGGGTCCTCGGGATCTACCCCGAGGGCACGCGCAGCCCCGACGGGCGCCTGTACCGCGGGAAGACCGGCGTCGCGAAGCTGGTGCTCGCCACGGGCGTGCCGGTGATCCCCGTGGCGATGATCGGGACGGACAAGGTCCAGCCCATCGGCCGGCGCATCCCCAACATCCGGCGCGTCGGGATCATCATCGGCGAGCCGCTCGACTTCAGCCGCTACGAAGGGCTGGAGGACGACCGCTTCGTCCAGCGCTCCGTCACCGACGAGATCATGTACGAGCTCATGCGCCTCTCGGGGCAGGAGTACGTGGACGCCTATGCGAGCACGGTCAAGGAGCGGCTCGCCGCGGAGAAGGCCGCCGGCCGCAAGACGCCGAAGCCCGGAGCCGACACCCGCCGTGCCGCGGTCCGGATCGCCACCGATCCGGCCGGCCCCGCGCCGGGCACCGTCACGGAGATCGGCCGCGCGCCGTCCGCCGACAGGGGCACCCCCGCGGGGGACCCGAAGAGCGCCGAGCACGCGGACGTCCAGCAGCCGGACGCGGGCTGA